The nucleotide sequence CTGGGACCAGGAGCGCAGGTGCTCTTCTGGTCCCCAGAATGGCGGTGATTGGACACATCCGAAGGTTTCCTCTGCAACAGAAAAGGATATGATAGCAGCTCTTGGCCTTCTGAAGAATAGAGAAGGATTGATCAACCAGTGCAGAAATCCATTGACAAACACAGGTGGTATTTTGTTCACCATTGCATGAGCAACTGCAGAATTTGCAAACAGGGACCACTTGAAGGGTACTCCTCCAGCCGCAGGCCTCCAGCGATCAGCTCCAGGTGTGTACACATCACACCTGATCGTCTCCTTCTCATCAGATAACCCATTGATCAACCTGACGACCTTGTACTCCCTTGTCCGGGCATCAAATCCCAGTCCAGCACTGGAATCATATTTTGGAAGACTGTGAGGTGGCAAACGTGTGACTTCCCTTGTGGATGCATTGCAAACATAGTAAGCTGGTGCAACAGCATCAAATAGAAGGGTGAGTCCACAGCAAGGTGAGGGCATCACTACTTCCATGGAGTTGCGGCGGGCAGAGTCAACGGTGAAGAGTAAAGCATTTCTTGAGCTTGAGCCTGACGGTGAGTATGAGCATACTGTGGTGGAGTCCAGTTCTGCTGTGGGGGAGACAACTAGTAGCTTTGGTGCTTGTGGTGGCACCTTGGATGTTGCCATATGGAGGCTGCAGAAATCCTTGGAGGAGAAGAGTGCAGCCCAAGAGCGGCAGACGGCCTGGAAGCGGAGAATGGATTTGACAGGGAGCCGAAGCAGCACCTCCAGCATCATGTCATCAGGAAGCAACCGTGCACAAAGAGCTATAACGGCCTTCTTCCTCTTGTTGCTTGGGAACGCCTCTGCCGTAGTCTTCACAGCCTCGCCAGAGGATGGCACGACACTCGTTCTCTTGCTGCTACCCATCATCTCACCACCAATGTCTGCTGCTCCAATCGATACTACTAATTCAGCAAGATGTTCTGCAGAGAAATACACACATGGGAATAATTTGAGTGTTAGTATAGTGAACCTCAATGCATATATTTTTTGGAAAGTAGACAGAACTTTAACCCCGAATTCTGTTAAATCATAAACTGACTGCTGTTAGTATTTCCTCCGTTCATaagttttggatatttcaatatgaactacagacggactgaaatgagtgaacaatcacactaaaacatgtctatatacatctgattcagaaaaaaaaagttagaacatcgaATAGTAGTTGTGAACGGAGAGAGTAGTATATTAGCTGAGAGGGCAACAGACACCTAAGAACTCGCCTGCACCTTGGACAGTAACAGCAGAAGTTTGAGGGTAATGGACATCGAAATACTACATCTGAAGATGCCACCCGCACCATGTACAATACTAGAAAAATTGAAGGGATCAGATCGACCTTAGGCTAAGACAGATGTAGCTGGAGATCCATTTGACAAGAACAGGAATGACGGCGTCGAACAGATCCGAGAGAGGTAGGGGGTTCCTTACCAAGCGAATCCACTGGAGGGCGCCCGCGACGAATCCGCGAAGCTAGCTAGGGTTACGGCGGCTCGGCGGAAGGAAGACTCGATTTTTCTGCCGGGGGAGACGGAGAGATATCGATTATTTGGAGAGATATCGATTATTTGGGTTGGAACTGGATACAAACTGGTCAGAGTGGCGACGGACTGACTACTTGGCCTGTCGGGGCGTCCGATATCTGTAGTCTGTCGGCATCCTTCCGTCCCTTGCAAGCGTCCGATTTGACATCAACGGTTGATATCTTAAATACTCTCTTGGATCACGTTAGCAGGGGATTCGTTCAAA is from Triticum aestivum cultivar Chinese Spring chromosome 1B, IWGSC CS RefSeq v2.1, whole genome shotgun sequence and encodes:
- the LOC123147630 gene encoding F-box protein At5g49610, translated to MMGSSKRTSVVPSSGEAVKTTAEAFPSNKRKKAVIALCARLLPDDMMLEVLLRLPVKSILRFQAVCRSWAALFSSKDFCSLHMATSKVPPQAPKLLVVSPTAELDSTTVCSYSPSGSSSRNALLFTVDSARRNSMEVVMPSPCCGLTLLFDAVAPAYYVCNASTREVTRLPPHSLPKYDSSAGLGFDARTREYKVVRLINGLSDEKETIRCDVYTPGADRWRPAAGGVPFKWSLFANSAVAHAMVNKIPPVFVNGFLHWLINPSLFFRRPRAAIISFSVAEETFGCVQSPPFWGPEEHLRSWSQSEREHLVVMDDQLCIVRDLRNRTPDGSTLEIWGLLDYGSGDWSLKHRIDLFGQVRTELGEPKVVRVIGSVGNSTLGKKIVIATSERWVHEKFQKKVYTYDPRCQVLEAILSVTETHPRLTRLIPGSRFSLFEESLTPVHKTDDELAMPYTLAKLTKVTTTTN